Below is a genomic region from Nilaparvata lugens isolate BPH chromosome 3, ASM1435652v1, whole genome shotgun sequence.
TGTGGACGTGTGGATCTTGTCACTGCCGTTTTAGAAAATAGAATAGTGATATACTGTTGTGAATTAGTGAATATACTGTTGTGAATATACTGTTAGTGAATATACTAGTTAGTGAATAGTGAATATACTGTTGTTCAAGTgcttacatttttattgaaaatgaattggagTGATACCCAAACgtcgaattttattgaaatgtaccATGATCGTTCTTACTTATGGgattcttatttaaaataaaacactCGATTAAATATAAGCTGACTAAGATAAAACACTAAACACTAAAACACTAAAACACTTAAAACACTCGATTATGTATGAACATTTATGATGGTTGTCGATCGACTCGTCCACATGTACTGAGGCAATTTTGTCGAGTGACACAGTCGAAGGTGTCGAGCGACTTTATCGATCGACCGGGTCGACAGAGTCGATCGACatagtgtggacacggcttttaATAATCAACTCTCGTATGTTTTCTATCAGGCCACTAGATGGGCTGCAGCACAATGACCGCAGTTTTGCTGACTGTCAGCGTTTTCCTGCTGCTGCAACACCAGGTGGGAGTTCTGGCCAATGGGGCGGCTGCGTCAGAGTTAATGACGTCATCATCCAATGACCTTGTCACCGCAAACAGAGGTCAAACGGGCAGACGGCGCGCCTCACTTCCGGTCATCCTGTCACAGGCGCGCCCAAACAGCAAGGGCGGCCAAC
It encodes:
- the LOC111060391 gene encoding uncharacterized protein LOC111060391; its protein translation is MGCSTMTAVLLTVSVFLLLQHQVGVLANGAAASELMTSSSNDLVTANRGQTGRRRASLPVILSQARPNSKGGQLIRARLTPLEPLISDLLIDDVDDMMEIGKRQSDDYGHMRFGKRGEADDKFDDYGHMRFGRDHV